In the genome of Neovison vison isolate M4711 chromosome 3, ASM_NN_V1, whole genome shotgun sequence, one region contains:
- the SNRPD3 gene encoding small nuclear ribonucleoprotein Sm D3, translating into MSIGVPIKVLHEAEGHIVTCETNTGEVYRGKLIEAEDNMNCQMSNITVTYRDGRVAQLEQVYIRGSKIRFLILPDMLKNAPMLKSMKNKNQGSGAGRGKAAILKAQVAARGRGRGMGRGNIFQKRR; encoded by the exons ATGTCTATTGGTGTGCCGATTAAAGTCCTACacgaggctgagggtcacatcgTGACTTGTGAGACAAACACTGGTGAGGTGTATCGTGGGAAACTCATTGAGGCGGAGGACAACATGAACTGCCAG ATGTCCAACATCACAGTCACATACAGAGATGGCCGAGTGGCACAGCTGGAACAGGTGTACATCCGTGGCAGCAAGATCCGTTTTCTCATTTTGCCTGACATGCTGAAAAATGCGCCCATGTTAAagagcatgaaaaataaaaaccaaggctCAGGGGCTGGCCGGGGAAAAGCTGCTATTCTGAAGGCCCAAG TGGCTGCAAGAGGAAGAGGACGTGGAATGGGGCGTGGAAACATCTTCCAGAAGAGAAGATAA
- the GUCD1 gene encoding protein GUCD1: MRTEEAAGPQLEPGDFVQLPVPIIQQLYHWDCGLACSKMVLRYLGLLDDGEFESALRELRLTRSIWTIDLAYLMRHFGVRHRFCTQTLGVDKGYKNQSFYRKHFDTEETRVNQLFAQAKACKVLVEKCTVSVQDIQEHLAQGHVAIVLVNSGVLHCDLCSSPVKYCCFAPSGHRCCCRSPDYQGHFIVLRGYNRATSCIFYNNPAYADPGMCSTSISNFEEARTSYGTDEDILFVYLDS, encoded by the exons ATGAGGACGGAGGAGGCAGCGGGGCCGCAGCTCGAGCCCG GAGACTTTGTGCAGCTGCCCGTGCCCATCATCCAGCAGCTCTACCACTGGGACTGCGGCCTGGCCTGCTCCAAGATGGTGCTGCG GTACCTGGGCCTGCTGGACGATGGTGAGTTTGAGAGTGCCCTGCGGGAGCTACGACTCACCAGGAGCATCTGGACCATTGACCTGGCCTATCTGATGCGCCACTTTGGCGTGCGGCACCGCTTCTGCACTCAGACCCTGGGCGTCGACAAGGGCTACAAGAACCAG TCCTTCTACAGGAAGCACTTTGACACAGAGGAGACCCGGGTGAATCAGCTATTTGCACAAGCCAAGGCCTGCAAGGTGCTTGTGGAAAAATG CACAGTGAGTGTGCAGGACATCCAGGAGCACTTGGCACAGGGCCATGTGGCCATTGTGCTGGTGAACTCTGGGGTACTGCACTGCGACCTCTGCTCCAGTCCGGTCAAGTACTGCTGCTTCGCCCCCAGTGGCCACCGCTGCTGCTGCCGGAGCCCCGACTACCAGGGCCACTTCATTGTGCTGCGTGGCTACAACCGGGCCACCAGCTGCATCTTCTACAACAATCCAGCCTATGCCGACC CAGGAATGTGCAGCACCAGCATCAGTAACTTCGAGGAAGCCAGAACCAGTTACGGCACAGATGAGGATATCCTCTTCGTCTACTTGGACAGCTGA